ATCTACATTCCAGCTCCAAATGCTACATCCTTTCAAAGACACTATTGCACTATCTAAACCGGAAGCGTCATCCTTTAAATGACATCAAGATTGGAATCAATAAAGTTACAAACTTGATACAAACCTTAGCAACTTGAATGTTGATGGAGTCTGGGATCTCTCTTTGAAGCTGCACAACACCAGCATTCCTCACGATCTCCAGCTCATCATCAATCATCTTCTCAGGCCACCCTATCATATTAGCACCACCTACGATAATGATCGAGTTCTGCCCGTCCGATTGCAGCATCTCCTCTGTCACCAACTTCCTCAGATCGGGTTTAGTTCTGATATGTTGGTAAGGAATAAAAAGCCAATCCTTAAGGAATAAGAAActcagttgacaaaaaaaaaaaagaataaggaACTCTACAACCTGAATTAGAACATATTAATAAGCTTCTAGAATGAATGAAATGTGAAAACAATAAGCATTAGGAAAAATGTAGGCAATTGACCTGAGGAGGGGAGTTGACCACATAGGTGTCGAGCCCTGACTCTGCTActgtttctattttattaacactaCCATATTTGGTCAAACTTGTGGAAGAGGCTAAGTCATCATTACCAAagctaaaaaataaaacagatgtATTTGTTTACATGGAGGGTTTTCAAGCAAAAACTCAAGAATAAATTTTTAAAGCTAGAGTAAGTTACTGGGATACGAAGGTGTCACCGTCACTTGTTTCTTTGTCAAAGTATAAATGTGTGCCAGAAGTTGCATTTAGGAAAAACCGGCCTGCAAGTTGCAGGAGATTAATGAAAGGTGAAAGTGGCACTGCAAAAGTTGGATGTGGAATTCAAATGAAGGAGGTTACCTCCCATGAACTTGGGGTTATTGCTGGTGGCGACGTCACGTTAGGCTCCACATCCATGGCTAATAACTGCAGTGAAGTGAAGTTCCATGTTAAAAAGAGCATAAAAGATTGGCAAAAACTAATATGTAATGAAACATGAGAAGAATCAATCTCAAAATGATTATtgcaaatttataaataaactccaAACACCAGATTGCAAAGCTTCTCAATAACTTAGCttcttaaattttgttaaaactcTTGGATGCAGACAATATGGTCTCAGAGATTTAAAACTTATTATTACATAGAATATAGAGGGCTGaccaaaaaaatggaatatagagaaacagaaaaacaaaagaaaacaaagatttGTAAGCATGAAGCAACTCTTTATATCactatcaaaattatatttatatgtgtttGCTTAAACTATTCTGAGATTTTAAATAGATACTAATCTACATTTTTTCACCAGCATTATCATCTGTGTATATGTTTATCAAGAACATAACAGAGATCATGAACAAAACTAAAATGTATATGTGAATTGCTTATGCATCTCAATCTAGAAAACTATTCATGTACTCAACACTTACATATGGATGTATGAATAAGTTTTTTCACCAAGATATGAGTAGATGTTGTGGAAACTATCTAACATCTACACTTTATGGGTAATGAAAAAATCCAGTAAGTGTGTACAATTTTTTATCATGTACATAGATTCCTATCTTACCTCTTGAGAGGAAGAAAAGCTATGGAGTGAGATTACATGGTCTTTTGAGGTGGAAGGTCAGACCCTTAGCTCTACAACTCTTTTTCTCGAACTATTTCAGTGTTTTCCCAGTTTACAAAAGCTCTACACAAAAAAATCAAGACAAATTGTCAGTTCGTAGGAAACCAAAAAAGCGCAGAAGCAAACTTCTAATCCAAAGTATTTTAATGGACATCgaagttttcataaaaaaataagatccatgaaaagaaaaaacgaTTCAAATGATAACAGATCGGATTAGTTTACTGGAGAAAGCAATTAGTAGCAACATATCATATCAGAACCTTGAATCATTGTTGACCCTGATAGGTCAAGAACAAAAGGAAATTAAATTTCCGATTTGAATTAAAAAGAGCAGTGAAAGCAGGAAGAAAGAGTTATATgacattttctcaaaaaaaaagagagttataTGACACCGAAATTACCTGAGGAGCATGTGACACCCATGAAACACTTAGGTTATGAGTTCGCCGCCTTTCTTAAGGTTTCGGACTTCCCAGAATCTAAACATTCGGACTCTGATGGTGTTGGAATGGCGTCCAGCTTTGAAGTCGGCGAGCAAAATCGTTGGCACAGCCATTCCTGGTGTGAAggtttctaaagattttagtgATGCGagaaggagaagctgatgaatctgACAGGCCCAGAACCCTTATTTATAGGTCTGGATTCGTAGTATTTGAGGAAGGAAGGAGACAATTGAATGATCGCTTATGGAAGAACGCGAACCCTAGCGGCCTGAAAGAGATGAAGCCACGAAGCCCAATTTTTTTTCTGCCTTTACTTAAATGAAACGATGAGTTTTGGTTAGAGAGGACAGTTGTCACACCCAGAAGAATTGAGTTTCCTAACTGGCATCCGACGTGGAGCCCTCAGGAGTAAGAGAactctattttataataatatatagattcGTAAAACAAGTAAATTAATTGTAagcatattaattttttatcaattcaaatatgctaagtatttttataaatttgtaattaaaatacttaattttttatatggtcaaattaaataatttaatttaagccatactaaaatagatatacatttaaagttaaatactttttaaatgaGGTTTCTTACTTGTatggttttatgatcatttgtatcatttatataacaaaattataaagtactattcttttttttttgacatcaaagtACTGTTCTCTATATTTTCAAAGTGGAACTATTAACTTTTAATTACttcatgttttttaaaaaaatatacgataattttattttgttattatatgtttaatgtaattttttaatttagctTAAACGGTTCAGATGAGTTGGTtgggttagatgatgctagaaAGAGTCGACCAAAATTGAATGGATTGGTTGTAAGTGAAAGATGACCCAGATTGATGTCTGATAGGATCAGACTGGATAAATCGATGATTTGAATATATCTAGGTCAGACTATTTTTGAGACAGTCAAAGTTCGGTAAGGTGGTCCTTGGACCATCCTAGCTTTGGTCTGCAGAACACATGCACTACAACTCTCGCACTCGACTAAAGAGCTTTACGAACGGAATTGCCCTTCTTCACTTATGCAATATTGCTGGATCAGGCTTGCGTCCATTGTCCAAGATTCCTCACTGCTGCCACTGTGGGAGTCCGGGCTGTGTCTCAGTCCCGGTGTGGCTGATCTAAGCATCATCGGCTTGATCAGCCTTTACCTAACCAACTACCTAATACTACACAGGCTCATCAAACAGCGCTTTCTAGCTTTCTTCGGTATT
The Brassica napus cultivar Da-Ae chromosome A1, Da-Ae, whole genome shotgun sequence DNA segment above includes these coding regions:
- the LOC125580512 gene encoding ribokinase-like; this translates as MWSTPLLRTKPDLRKLVTEEMLQSDGQNSIIIVGGANMIGWPEKMIDDELEIVRNAGVVQLQREIPDSINIQVAKAVKRAVVLVI